The genome window TTGTTAAAATAGACCACTTATAAAAGATAACTTCATTTCAATAGGGATGAAAAACTCCTGTTGACACAACAATACAACTGACGAGAGAGAACCGTTACACCAAACAGGGGTATACGGTTCTTTTTTTCCATTTTCGCTTTCCCATTATGGTAAAATAAAATGAATAATCTTGTGAAAGATATGGCTGTTGATACGTGTAGCTATAAGGGAGGAAGAAAGATGCTTTATGTAAAGGCGCCTGCAAAAATAAATTTAACATTAGATGTGCTTTATAAAAGACCAGATAATTATCACGAAGTAGAGATGGTCATGACGACTGTTGATTTAGCTGATCGTATTAGTCTGGAATCTCGAGAAGATGGTGTAATTGAAATAATTTCAACTGATAATTTTGTGCCAAATGATCACCGTAATTTTGCTTATCAGGCAGCGCGTCTAGTTAAAGATACATACGGCATTGGACAAGGTGTATCCATTACTATAGAAAAGGAAATACCAATTGCAGCAGGTCTAGCAGGCGGAAGTAGCGATGCGGCTGCTACACTAAAGGGTTTAAATGAGCTGTGGAATTTAGGGTTATCTATAGATGAATTAGCCGAACTAGGCGCTAAAATTGGTTCAGATGTTTCATTTTGTGTCTATGGTGGCACAGCATTAGCAACGGGGCGTGGAGAAAAAATTCAGGAATTGCCTGCACCACCGAACTGTTGGATAGTCTTAGCTAAGCCTAAAATAGGTGTCTCTACTGCAGAAGTGTATGGAGGATTAAAGGTTGAAGGGTTAGAACATCCAAATACGAAGCAAATGATTCATGCTATTGAAACGGAAGATTATGAGCTACTATGTGCATCATTAGGAAATGTTTTGGAAACTGTAACTTTTAA of Lysinibacillus agricola contains these proteins:
- the ispE gene encoding 4-(cytidine 5'-diphospho)-2-C-methyl-D-erythritol kinase; its protein translation is MLYVKAPAKINLTLDVLYKRPDNYHEVEMVMTTVDLADRISLESREDGVIEIISTDNFVPNDHRNFAYQAARLVKDTYGIGQGVSITIEKEIPIAAGLAGGSSDAAATLKGLNELWNLGLSIDELAELGAKIGSDVSFCVYGGTALATGRGEKIQELPAPPNCWIVLAKPKIGVSTAEVYGGLKVEGLEHPNTKQMIHAIETEDYELLCASLGNVLETVTFKLHPEVVMLKEQMKRFGADATLMSGSGPTVFGLVDSEARVSRIYNGLRGFCEEVYAVRILGERNTLA